The following nucleotide sequence is from Salvia miltiorrhiza cultivar Shanhuang (shh) chromosome 7, IMPLAD_Smil_shh, whole genome shotgun sequence.
gtttgtaaaatctactggatggtacatggaataagaactagatttcaagaatttataccggttgtttcccttactcaaaaatggtgaggccaatgtcaaaagaaagatacgggagtctagagtgacatattcaagtttcaaaggttttcaccgattgaaactttacttatgatctcccaaagattgtttaccaaaaatgtattccagatgggcagtgatgtttacaaattcataaataaatcatgcgagctctaaatattctgaaattttaccaaaatatagaaaatgtatgaaagatgatacacaaaataaagaagcttagtatatacctcttcaagttacaatttggagttggaggaaactctctctccctttctcaacttcttctacacgttttggtgagggaagaaaagacttgatggctggaacaatatgtgttgttgcataattgagttggtggtgaaagtggtggggaaaatggtggtgaaagtcaaaaagtagatttagtggtaaaatggagtggggaacaaaattaatggaaagaaaaagagaagaaaaagaaaggaaaaaaaatgtagaggagaattattgatgtattttctctgtctcggtgattctgtaactgtaagatggatcgtgtgctcgtatatgcttgatactgtttatttaaataaatctcgtatttcgacatgtgatttctcgcttaaatcgataaattataaaatgaatctaaattaaatccgtagatttaattcgtttgttgttctaatatttaaattaaatccgcagatttaattaactcacgagtcagaaataaatcacgacttgaataaagataaaatctaatttcatcttgcttaaataaataacgtgactttgctaagtcagttataactctgaaataatatcatttactgctttaacaatataaattcaggatcataagctgaattcatattaggataaaaaccgttttcattcactgatgaacaaaaataaacactcattactagatttaaaatatataaaagagcgggtcactacaggTTTAGTGTAAGAGCTTTGAATGAAGTCAATCTCTTCTTTGGCTATTGAAGAACTAAGGAGGAATGGGAGGAATGTTGGCTGCTGATTTTggttaaataaaattaagttgTATGTTGAGATGTTAAAGGTGTAGAAGATGGCTGGCAAAAGGAATGGGCTGATCTGGTAAAGAATCTCTTTATTTAGTGGAatggttggcatatgatgagtgtttccaacaccatcaatttatttaagagtaagagtaagatggatgtggaaatgaaaagtatgtgtaggtgctagatgaatgtgatgaataaaatccttattctgtatttgtaatactaatttcgggttcccatataacgaagcttcgttataactctctataaattacatattttataactcgttttataagtcgaaaattaattacgacttcaagtaaataatagaaatactatttctatcgtatataaattaaataacatgactttgctaagtcagttataatccaaaataataattattgactactcaataatcctttaaatctcaaacggattcaaataataataagaatttagcacatcaaaacacatatataacaattaaatcatatcagataaatcagatcagttttattattaatggatgccgaaccctaattattaagtctttaatcagtgattaaaaactgggatatAACAATATATCTCCTAATAGAATAAGGAAAATAGATGATAGAAGAGTTCTAATTCTAATaggaatcaataataataataataataataataataataataacaacaataataataataataataataataataataataataataataatctagataaaatAAGTGGtgcttatctatatatatatatatatatatattataattatcaataaaaataataagttgtacaagaaaatattaataattaaacttatataataaatctaaatatatggggtgttacaaccttccccacaaaaaaattaatttcgtCCTTGAAATTCTTGTCATGCTTCTTGTGTCGTCATAACTTGCTCTATTATAAGTGATATTACAAGCACACTAACTTCtattttatagcaacaaaactTAACGTACCTTTTTAAGGTTTTTCCGCCTCGTCCTGCTGTCCCATATAAAATAATCGTCCATTTCCTCGCCTTTCGGGTTGCCTCTCTCTCTTGTCTGGACAAAATGTTGCTTTATGCCCCGGCTTGCGGCAAAAATAACAAACTCCTCTTCAATACAAGCATTCTCCAATGTGATACTTGTTGCACTCAGAGCATTGTGGATAGGATCGTGGCGATACCTCGTTGGGTTTATTCTCCACTTTCTCCTTCTTATTTTGCACATCTCTTTCTCCATCGTTTGGATTCTCCCATTTCCTCTTTTCACTCCCAACCATATTCTTGCGCGGTAGCTTATCCACTTCCAAACCCGCCTCAACTTCTTGCGCTCGTCTCATGGCTAAAGCATAATCCGCAATTCCTTGTGCCGCCAATATTCCTCGGATTTATGGTCGTAGTCCCCTTAAGAACCTATCCGTTTTTTGGTCATTGGTATTGACTAGGCGTGTGGCATAGCGTGAAAGCTGGTTGAACTTCATTTCGTAGTCGGTGATAGATAGCTCTCCTTGTTTGAGATCCAAGAATTCGGCCTCCTTTTGATTGCGGTAGGAGCGTGGAAAGTATTGGTTGGTCACAATCTCCTTGAACCTATTCCATGTCAACCCTTGTCGCGCTTGTTCGGTCATTGATCGCTTGAAGGACTCCCACCAATGGCTAGCATCCTCGCAGAATTGAAAGACAGCACATGAAACTTTGTGGGCATCAGTGCACTCGATATGTTCAAAGATTCTTTCCAGCTCTCTTATCCATTCCTCCATTGCTAGGGGTCCGCTCCTCCCGTCAAATCTTGGTGGATTATTACGTCGGAACTGCTCTAGTACGAAGCTTGATTATTGTGTTGTGGGTTTTGTGCACTTTGAGCTTGTTATTGAAAGAATCCTTGCATTGCGGCGATGAATTCTTACATCACGTTTTGTTGATCGGCAGGGGCTCTACGAGGCGGCATGGTTCTCACTTAATCAAGAAAACAAGCACGTTCAATTTCTAAGCGAAACCTAAATTATTTAAATCGCAAATTCTCCCTTAATCTTTCATGTTCCTTTTGTAATTTTCTAATTCGTGCGTGTAGAGTAACTTCGGCTCTAGTGGGGGTTTGACGTGTCCGGGCCATCTAAACAATTCACAATATAACTATTTCTAACAGAGCTAAACATAATAGCACTAGAACATAAAAGCATCATAAACTATGTCATGTAAAACATCATAACTGCCATATACTTGAACGATTAAAATACATACTTGTAGTCGATGCAgcacatgagtttcgaatgactaggaTAATTTAATCTTTTGAAAgcaaattttcttttaaaacacGAGTCTACAGAaacgtagacccgctctgataccactatgtaactccccaattttcataaactttactatttaaaaatttagagaacaaaagatagtaaaataataatttcttgatttgtaaagaaaatttaaactaatttcaaagtcaacttgccaaaactgaagtagtatcataaaataaaaataaaaaataaaataaaatgataaactaagACTTAACAAACtcaactaaaatgttcaatataaaatctctatccctagtcattctccacttccgtggccacctcgactctggAACTGCAAAACTAAatagataaggggtgagcatatagaaaatatactcagtgagaaaccatgcaaatattcacatacGTTTAGACATGCAAATAAtacacattgtcatacacatatactgataatctgatgggcgaactgaaagcccctgaacatgtatttcaacatggctgaatttctgaacatgtatttcaacatggctgattttcaaaacatgtatttctacatggttGAACATGTATTTgtacatggctgagcaagtttaatcaaatatgaaataagagcatataaaaacatacatgaatataaccacaagcatataatccctcaccttaatagAGAAGCTAATAAATCAAAACTGGAATGAGGGTCTTATTTGCACCGCACctaattcaataaaatattcaGATACAAAAACATAAAGGCCTAAACGAgcttaataaaataatagataaTAAATAAACTACTTTACTAAAGTCTAAACTTAAATTTTGTAAACCAATGCAGTGAACAGGTCAAAATTTACAACTTAAACTGACCAAATATCCAAAACTTAGTTTactaatagtaaaaaaaaattggccacCATGCTGATGTAGTAgtagtaatagtaataataataataataataataataataataataataataataataataataataataataataataataataataataataatatgaaacttaataataataatatgaaactTAAGAATTAACAATGTTTCGTAATTTGAAGAAATATAAGAATACTGGAATTAACCTATTTAATCTAACTCATTTAAGGTTTTGATACTATAATCAAAGTTGTAAAAAGATAATTCCGTAGACCAAAACTTGATCTGACAAACACAAACTAGACTCCACCCAACCATATGTCATTCTtagtttaaatattatatatttgacaAATTTTAATCTCACTACAATAATTTATTTGAACGAAGACATGATCATGCTGACTCAAGCATCTGTTTTAAATTAGATAAGAAAGATTGAAAAAAGTATCATGCATTCAATAATCAAAACAATTACTTGAATCAAGCGACACAGATTAGTGGAATAGaacttcaaagaaaaatatttgcTTCTGCCGAAATATTCTtgcgtgtgcgtgtgtgtgtctTAGGGTAAATattatgcctctatttatactaaTCTTTAAAGAGTTTGATAATTATAAAGATTGTATTATGTATATATCTCCTAATAGAATAAGGAAAATAGATGATAGAAGAGTTCTAATTCTAATaggaatcaataataataataataataata
It contains:
- the LOC130994043 gene encoding uncharacterized protein LOC130994043 gives rise to the protein MEEWIRELERIFEHIECTDAHKVSCAVFQFCEDASHWWESFKRSMTEQARQGLTWNRFKEIVTNQYFPRSYRNQKEAEFLDLKQGELSITDYEMKFNQLSRYATRLVNTNDQKTDRFLRGLRP